In Desulfotignum phosphitoxidans DSM 13687, a single window of DNA contains:
- a CDS encoding PAS domain S-box protein, producing MKQNSTCDELERRVQELEKELHDARFLTEEIMTYMTEGLVLTDMQGTVTFINQRLLEMLGYLPGQIIGKSWLEMVPPGQLTIARAAEARRAQGHTDRYEIVLRRKNGHEFPVMIGAGPRFDKHSGEFIGTMGVVTDISERRQAEDELRKYEWLIEKEIPPADTDAPVFETVYGDITALNTRRLILEGVGKENLAEMAADVMALLDTSLAVYEANGDYAYGVFKSSWCQFLDTASFHLCGTNDVGKALSCGKWLCHDNCWNDSAQTAMVSGKPSDIECVGGIRLYAVPIFAEKKVIGSVNIGYGNPPQDDDTLARLAEKYHIDLDQLRAKANAYKPRPEFIIELGKRRCQHMARMIGKIIERRQAEKSRQKYQKDLEKRNHFIQTILDNLPIGLAVNSIDEGQAIYINKQFEQIYGWPREQIKDIDTFFHKAYPDPAYREKIMTRVFEDTASGDPEKMAWDGVEITRQDGEKRVVSAKNIPLQEQNLMISTVQDITENTKLQNQLLQARKMESVGRLAGGVAHDFNNMLGVILGHVEFALEKIGENHDLSAGLKEIQTAARRSADLTKQLLTFARKQIISPRPLNLNDTVESMLNMLRRLIGEDIDLVWKPAAHSWTVKMDPSQIDQILANLCINARDAIAGVGRLTIETGKKTFDEQYCRENAGFIPGDYALLSVSDNGCGMDRDTLKNLFEPFFTTKEMGKGTGLGLATIYGIVKQNSGFINVYSEPGQGSTFNIYLPRFAAEGREPGDIPREKTAAAGTETILVVEDEPAILRMTCMMLEQKGYTVLPAATPAEALEKVENHSCAIDLLLSDVVLPEMSGRDLAGQIMGLCPGIRILFMSGYTADVIAHQGVLDNGMAFIQKPFSMHDLLGKVRGVLDMAPE from the coding sequence ATGAAACAAAATTCCACCTGTGACGAACTGGAAAGACGGGTTCAGGAACTGGAAAAAGAACTGCACGATGCCCGGTTTCTGACGGAAGAAATCATGACATACATGACCGAAGGCCTGGTTCTGACAGATATGCAGGGGACGGTCACGTTTATCAATCAGCGGCTGTTGGAAATGCTGGGGTATCTGCCCGGACAGATCATCGGAAAGAGCTGGCTGGAGATGGTGCCGCCTGGACAGCTGACCATTGCCAGGGCCGCGGAAGCCAGGCGTGCACAAGGGCATACGGACCGGTATGAAATTGTTTTGCGCCGCAAAAATGGACATGAATTTCCGGTGATGATCGGGGCAGGCCCCCGGTTTGACAAACACAGTGGTGAATTTATCGGCACCATGGGGGTGGTGACGGACATCAGCGAACGCAGACAGGCCGAAGATGAACTCCGAAAATATGAATGGCTTATCGAGAAGGAAATTCCCCCGGCAGATACGGATGCTCCGGTATTTGAGACAGTATACGGCGATATCACGGCGTTGAACACCCGTCGTCTGATTCTGGAAGGGGTCGGAAAAGAGAATCTGGCAGAGATGGCAGCGGATGTCATGGCCCTGCTCGACACCTCCCTTGCGGTCTATGAAGCCAACGGAGACTATGCGTACGGGGTTTTCAAGTCTTCCTGGTGTCAGTTTCTGGATACAGCATCCTTTCATCTATGCGGTACAAATGATGTCGGAAAAGCGCTTTCATGCGGCAAATGGCTGTGCCATGACAATTGCTGGAATGATTCTGCCCAAACGGCGATGGTGTCCGGAAAACCATCTGACATTGAATGCGTCGGCGGCATCCGGCTGTATGCCGTGCCCATTTTTGCCGAAAAAAAAGTGATCGGTTCTGTCAATATCGGATATGGGAATCCCCCTCAGGATGATGACACCCTTGCCCGGCTGGCTGAAAAATATCATATTGATTTGGATCAGCTGCGTGCCAAAGCAAATGCCTATAAACCCAGACCGGAGTTTATCATTGAACTGGGAAAAAGGCGTTGTCAGCATATGGCACGGATGATCGGAAAGATCATCGAGCGCAGACAGGCGGAAAAATCAAGACAAAAATATCAGAAAGACCTTGAAAAACGCAATCATTTTATTCAGACGATTCTGGATAATCTGCCCATCGGACTGGCGGTCAACTCGATTGATGAAGGACAGGCAATATACATCAACAAACAGTTTGAGCAAATATACGGCTGGCCCAGGGAGCAGATCAAAGACATTGACACGTTTTTTCACAAGGCATATCCGGACCCGGCGTACCGGGAAAAGATCATGACCCGGGTTTTTGAGGACACTGCATCCGGTGATCCGGAAAAAATGGCCTGGGACGGGGTGGAAATCACCCGGCAGGATGGTGAAAAACGGGTGGTCTCCGCTAAAAATATTCCTTTGCAGGAACAGAACCTCATGATTTCCACGGTTCAGGATATCACGGAAAACACAAAGCTTCAAAATCAGCTGCTCCAGGCCCGGAAAATGGAATCCGTGGGCCGGCTGGCCGGGGGCGTGGCCCATGATTTCAACAATATGCTGGGGGTGATTCTGGGGCATGTGGAATTCGCCCTGGAAAAGATCGGAGAGAATCACGATCTGTCGGCCGGTCTGAAAGAGATTCAAACCGCTGCCCGGCGTTCGGCAGATCTCACAAAGCAGTTGCTCACCTTTGCCAGAAAACAGATCATTTCTCCCAGACCGCTTAATCTCAACGATACCGTGGAAAGCATGCTGAACATGCTGCGACGGTTGATCGGGGAAGACATCGATCTGGTATGGAAGCCCGCTGCCCATTCATGGACCGTGAAAATGGACCCGTCCCAGATCGACCAGATTCTTGCGAACCTGTGTATCAATGCCAGGGATGCCATTGCCGGCGTCGGCAGGCTCACCATCGAAACCGGCAAAAAAACGTTTGATGAACAATATTGCAGGGAAAACGCGGGTTTCATCCCCGGCGATTATGCGTTGCTGTCAGTGAGTGACAATGGTTGCGGTATGGACAGGGACACTTTGAAAAACCTGTTTGAACCGTTTTTCACCACCAAGGAGATGGGAAAAGGCACGGGCCTGGGGCTGGCAACCATCTATGGCATTGTGAAACAGAACAGCGGATTCATCAACGTGTACAGTGAGCCCGGGCAGGGATCCACGTTCAATATCTACCTGCCCCGGTTTGCAGCTGAAGGCCGGGAGCCCGGTGATATCCCCCGGGAAAAAACAGCCGCCGCCGGCACGGAAACCATTCTGGTGGTGGAGGATGAACCCGCCATTCTCAGAATGACCTGCATGATGCTGGAACAAAAAGGATATACCGTCTTGCCTGCTGCCACTCCGGCGGAAGCCCTGGAAAAAGTGGAAAATCATTCCTGTGCCATTGATCTGCTTTTGAGTGATGTGGTACTGCCGGAAATGAGCGGCCGGGACCTGGCCGGACAGATCATGGGGCTTTGCCCCGGTATCCGGATATTGTTCATGTCCGGATATACCGCCGATGTCATCGCCCATCAAGGGGTCCTGGACAACGGGATGGCGTTTATCCAGAAGCCTTTTTCAATGCACGACCTGTTAGGAAAAGTGCGGGGAGTTCTGGATATGGCCCCGGAATAA
- a CDS encoding sensor histidine kinase → MDKTPFTILIVDDEEDIREVLEIALMDMGHEVFLAPDGKKALELFEDHHPSIVITDIKMPVMGGIELLKQVKRRSPDTQVIMITGHGDMDLTIDSLKFGATDFITKPVNVDILEIAVTKAVDQLIAQQKLVEYTQKLELLVLEKTKLTDHLSSLGLMLGTVSHNIKGLLTNLDGGLFIARSGLQKKNFDDIAEGMDLLSQAVEKIKQLIMDILLYSKERSMDIQSVPLDQFIKDIQETMKMKLASHPIDFQVKSDNAPATLNLDPSSMMSALVNMLDNAVDACVEDKDQTGHVIRLTIEEKGDQLVIKIQDDGCGMDVETKSRIFDLFFSSKQVKGTGFGLFIARNIIAQHKGTITVESVKRRGTTFTIFLPRLFV, encoded by the coding sequence ATGGACAAGACACCCTTCACCATTCTGATCGTGGACGATGAAGAAGATATCAGAGAGGTGCTTGAAATCGCGCTCATGGACATGGGGCATGAAGTGTTTTTGGCCCCGGACGGGAAAAAAGCCCTGGAACTGTTTGAAGACCATCATCCGTCCATTGTGATCACGGATATCAAAATGCCGGTCATGGGCGGCATTGAACTGCTCAAACAGGTGAAACGCCGGTCTCCGGACACGCAGGTGATCATGATCACCGGACACGGGGACATGGATCTCACCATTGACAGCCTGAAATTCGGTGCCACGGATTTCATTACCAAACCCGTGAACGTGGACATCCTGGAAATCGCTGTGACCAAGGCCGTGGATCAGCTTATTGCCCAGCAGAAACTGGTGGAATATACCCAGAAACTGGAACTGCTGGTGCTGGAAAAAACCAAACTCACAGATCATTTATCCTCTTTGGGCCTGATGCTGGGCACGGTATCCCATAACATCAAAGGCCTGCTCACCAACCTGGACGGCGGGTTGTTCATCGCCCGGTCCGGCCTGCAAAAAAAGAATTTTGACGATATTGCCGAAGGCATGGATCTGCTGTCCCAGGCCGTGGAAAAAATCAAGCAGCTGATCATGGATATCCTGCTGTATTCCAAGGAACGGTCCATGGATATTCAGTCCGTGCCCCTGGATCAGTTTATCAAAGACATTCAGGAAACCATGAAAATGAAACTGGCCAGCCATCCCATCGATTTTCAGGTGAAATCGGACAATGCCCCGGCCACCCTGAACCTGGACCCGTCTTCCATGATGTCCGCGCTGGTGAATATGCTGGATAATGCCGTGGATGCCTGCGTGGAAGACAAAGACCAGACCGGTCACGTCATCCGCCTGACCATCGAAGAAAAGGGCGATCAGCTGGTGATCAAAATTCAGGATGACGGGTGCGGCATGGACGTGGAAACCAAGTCCAGGATCTTTGACCTGTTCTTTTCTTCCAAACAGGTCAAAGGCACGGGATTCGGCCTGTTCATCGCCCGAAACATCATCGCCCAGCACAAGGGCACCATCACCGTGGAATCCGTCAAGCGCCGGGGCACGACGTTCACGATTTTTCTGCCCCGGCTGTTTGTTTAG
- a CDS encoding ATP-binding protein has product MMIDTLVHHHRTILRSANRPFKRYFLSKHRLENRFSIISGQRGVGKTTAMIQYIHSFTDDDILNTAALYVPVDHFLMVGRSLYETAQEFVEYGGQLLCLDEIHKYPGWSGELKSMYDSFPDLKLIVSGSSALGILKGSHDLSRRAVTYQMTGLSLREFIALKYQINLPAIDMADILENHDRHSLEITGKLEDQGLKILPVFEQYLRYGYFPYFLEHPEEYTYFCTLEQGLHTTIESDLPAIHPGLSGAGIQKLKRLLAAIARSAPFTPDMKRLKQIIDIGDERTLKTYLVHLDAGKAITCLQKANKSIRGLEKPEKIYLNNPNQAFAICDPQQVNPGTLRELFFICMVRENHPVTIPSNGDFQVDGTHIFEVGGKGKTFKQIKDLPDSYLAVDGIEHGMGARIPLWLFGFLY; this is encoded by the coding sequence ATGATGATTGACACTCTGGTCCATCACCACCGCACCATCCTGCGCTCGGCCAACCGTCCTTTCAAACGGTACTTTCTATCAAAACATCGCCTGGAAAACCGGTTTTCCATCATTTCCGGTCAGCGGGGTGTGGGAAAAACCACGGCAATGATCCAGTATATCCATTCATTCACTGATGATGATATACTGAACACAGCCGCCCTGTATGTGCCTGTGGACCATTTTCTGATGGTGGGCCGTTCCCTGTATGAAACCGCCCAGGAATTTGTGGAGTACGGCGGACAGCTGCTGTGTCTGGATGAAATCCACAAATATCCGGGCTGGTCCGGAGAATTGAAAAGCATGTATGATTCATTTCCGGATCTGAAGCTGATCGTATCCGGCAGCTCCGCCCTGGGAATCCTCAAAGGCAGTCATGACCTGAGCCGCAGGGCCGTTACCTATCAGATGACCGGGCTGTCGCTGCGGGAGTTTATCGCGTTGAAATACCAGATAAACCTTCCGGCCATTGATATGGCAGATATTCTTGAAAATCATGACCGGCACAGTCTTGAGATCACAGGAAAACTGGAAGACCAGGGCTTGAAAATACTGCCCGTATTTGAACAATATTTGAGATATGGGTATTTTCCCTACTTTCTGGAACATCCGGAGGAGTACACCTATTTTTGCACCCTTGAACAGGGCCTGCATACCACCATAGAAAGCGATCTGCCGGCCATTCATCCCGGGCTGTCCGGCGCGGGCATCCAGAAATTGAAACGGCTGCTTGCCGCCATTGCCAGATCCGCCCCCTTCACACCGGACATGAAGCGGTTGAAACAGATCATCGATATCGGCGATGAAAGAACATTGAAAACCTACCTGGTTCATCTGGATGCCGGCAAAGCCATTACCTGCCTGCAAAAGGCGAATAAAAGCATCCGGGGCCTGGAAAAACCGGAAAAAATCTATCTGAACAATCCCAACCAGGCGTTTGCCATCTGTGATCCGCAGCAGGTCAATCCAGGGACACTCAGGGAATTGTTTTTTATCTGCATGGTCCGGGAAAATCACCCTGTCACGATCCCGTCCAACGGTGATTTCCAGGTGGATGGTACCCATATTTTTGAAGTCGGTGGGAAAGGCAAGACCTTTAAGCAGATCAAGGATCTGCCGGATTCCTATCTGGCGGTTGACGGCATCGAACATGGGATGGGGGCCAGAATCCCCCTGTGGCTCTTCGGATTTCTGTACTGA
- a CDS encoding ATP-binding protein: protein MTEQIKAKNDLIKEKEFSENLINSLPGLFFLYKRQGEQFFLKKWNRQHETLLGFSSHELQNAAMTAFVEKETLPDLRSAVTQVLEQGIVNVELYLKDKNSHLIPFLFMARSVEQSGDTFIIGTGIELIEQKRAQEENKRLEKMLNQAQRLESVGRLAGGVAHDFNNMLGVILGHTELALLQADEHHELHGDLKEIQKAAKRSADITKQLLAFARKQVISPRQLDLNDTVESMLNMLRRLIGEDIDLVWKPFAHLWSVKMDPSQIDQILVNLCVNARDAITGVGKLTIETGKKTFDEEYCKDHAGFFPGDFVLLAVSDNGSGMDKEVLDNLFEPFFTTKPVNKGTGMGLATIYGIVKQNNGFINVYSEPGQGSTFKIYLPRSVADKDTEKAVPDKKAAAGGTETILLVEDEPSILRMTRMMLERKGYTVLPAATPTEAVEKAKNHSGPIDMLMTDVIMPEMNGRDLAGQITDLYPDIRLLFMSGYTANVIAHHGVLDDGVAFIQKPFSMVDMTEKVRAILDSASDKN, encoded by the coding sequence ATGACGGAACAGATTAAGGCTAAAAACGATCTGATCAAAGAAAAAGAATTTTCAGAAAATCTTATCAACAGCCTGCCAGGGCTTTTCTTTTTATATAAACGCCAAGGGGAACAGTTTTTTTTAAAAAAATGGAACCGTCAACATGAAACACTTCTGGGTTTTTCTTCGCATGAACTTCAAAATGCCGCCATGACAGCTTTTGTTGAAAAAGAAACGCTTCCTGATCTCAGATCTGCGGTGACACAGGTATTAGAGCAGGGCATTGTGAATGTTGAACTCTATTTAAAAGATAAAAATAGTCATTTAATTCCTTTTCTCTTTATGGCAAGAAGTGTTGAGCAGTCCGGTGATACGTTTATTATCGGTACCGGTATAGAACTGATAGAACAAAAGCGGGCACAGGAGGAAAACAAGCGGCTGGAAAAAATGCTCAACCAGGCTCAAAGGCTGGAATCCGTGGGCCGGCTGGCCGGCGGTGTGGCTCATGACTTCAATAACATGCTGGGGGTGATTCTGGGGCACACGGAACTGGCCCTGTTGCAGGCAGATGAACATCACGAGCTGCATGGTGATCTCAAAGAAATTCAGAAAGCGGCAAAACGGTCAGCGGACATCACCAAGCAGTTGCTGGCTTTTGCCAGAAAACAGGTCATTTCTCCCAGACAACTGGATTTGAACGATACTGTGGAAAGTATGCTCAATATGCTGCGCCGGCTCATCGGTGAAGACATCGACCTGGTCTGGAAACCCTTTGCCCATCTATGGTCGGTGAAAATGGACCCCTCCCAGATCGACCAGATTCTTGTCAATCTGTGTGTTAACGCCAGGGATGCGATTACCGGAGTTGGCAAACTCACCATAGAAACCGGAAAAAAAACATTTGATGAGGAATACTGCAAAGACCACGCCGGCTTTTTTCCCGGTGATTTTGTGCTGCTGGCGGTCAGTGACAACGGCTCCGGCATGGACAAAGAGGTATTGGATAACCTGTTCGAACCGTTTTTTACTACCAAGCCAGTCAACAAAGGCACCGGCATGGGGCTTGCCACAATATATGGCATCGTGAAACAGAACAACGGGTTCATCAATGTATACAGCGAACCCGGCCAGGGTTCCACCTTCAAAATTTACCTGCCCCGGTCAGTTGCCGATAAAGACACTGAAAAGGCCGTCCCTGATAAAAAAGCAGCCGCAGGGGGGACAGAAACCATCCTGCTGGTGGAAGATGAACCGTCTATTCTCAGGATGACCCGGATGATGCTGGAAAGAAAAGGATATACTGTGCTGCCCGCAGCCACACCCACTGAAGCCGTGGAAAAAGCAAAAAACCATTCCGGTCCCATTGATATGCTCATGACCGACGTGATCATGCCGGAGATGAATGGAAGGGACCTGGCCGGACAAATCACAGATCTTTATCCGGACATCCGGCTTTTGTTCATGTCCGGTTATACCGCCAACGTCATTGCCCATCACGGGGTCCTGGATGACGGGGTGGCATTTATTCAGAAGCCGTTTTCAATGGTCGATATGACAGAAAAGGTGCGGGCAATTTTGGATTCTGCCTCGGATAAAAATTAA
- a CDS encoding PAS domain S-box protein produces MSGSGSFTGMGADVISRIESFLGIDFVKIPLDDWNRHLAALKSGECAIAPTIVRTDERETYAFFTQPYATVPVVVITPRTPSAKTTLDDLAGRRVGVVSGYATETYVRTKNVPDRFELVTVANVSEGLRRTAFGQIDAFVENLAVAAYHIELEGIPTLRVAGTTDYQFAWCIGVSREYPLLYSAINKALEQISTDEMTAIRKKWIAMEVDFKMDPTTRRNIILTAIFSVLLLAGLTGITIFLKRRLNQNIAGLKESEKKYRRLFNNAVEGVFQTTPDGRFLSANPSLARILGFNSARELIEQLQDIEKQHYLNPEDRKTFQRIMETDGGTSDFEVQLRKRDGSPIWASIKARAVRDESGDIHHFDGLLEDITERKHVEKALRESEERYRTILDEMSEGYHEVDLAGNFTFFNEAFLNLFGYSRDEMLGTRFNRYAADEAIAKRIYRIYNETFRTGVPIQSCEWDILRKDGERRTLEFYASLLRDSKGIPTGFRGIVRDITQDKQAEAEREKLQTQLTQAQKMESVGRLAGGVAHDFNNMLGVILGHAELALQKARNKQNPCSNLEKIQTAARRSADLTKQLLAFARKQIIEPKRLDLNHTVEKMLSMLRRLIGEDIDLSWVPARKLWPVKMDPTQVDQILANLCVNARDAIAGVGKLTIETGMKTFDPGYCADHPGFIPGDFVMLAVSDNGCGMDQEILKNLFEPFFTTKEIGKGTGLGLATIYGIVKQNNGFINVYSEPGRGSTFKIYLPRQHSFAEKTASAVHSEMSIPPGNETILLVEDEPEILEMTRTMLEQKGYSVLSAASPAAAIQIARARTDRIHLLITDVIMPKMNGRDLAEQVRDLFPEIELLFMSGYTANVIVHQGMLNDGVAFLQKPFSINELAEKVRAVLDLSPSLSCGHTKQTAGAEKS; encoded by the coding sequence ATATCTGGCTCCGGTTCATTCACAGGCATGGGAGCGGATGTCATCTCCCGCATCGAATCTTTCCTGGGGATCGATTTTGTAAAAATCCCCCTGGATGACTGGAACAGGCACCTGGCCGCCCTGAAAAGCGGAGAATGTGCCATTGCCCCGACCATTGTCCGTACTGATGAACGGGAAACCTACGCATTTTTCACCCAACCCTACGCCACAGTCCCGGTGGTTGTCATCACACCCCGCACCCCATCGGCAAAAACCACCCTGGATGATCTGGCGGGCCGGCGCGTGGGGGTTGTTTCCGGATATGCCACTGAAACATATGTTCGAACAAAAAACGTGCCGGATCGGTTCGAACTGGTCACGGTTGCCAATGTTTCCGAAGGGCTGCGGCGTACCGCTTTTGGCCAGATCGATGCGTTTGTGGAAAACCTGGCCGTGGCAGCCTATCATATTGAACTGGAAGGCATTCCCACCCTGCGGGTCGCCGGTACCACGGATTACCAGTTTGCTTGGTGTATCGGAGTCAGCCGGGAATATCCCCTGCTTTACAGTGCCATAAACAAAGCCCTGGAACAAATTTCCACCGATGAAATGACGGCCATCCGCAAAAAATGGATTGCCATGGAGGTTGATTTCAAAATGGACCCGACAACCCGGCGCAATATAATTTTGACAGCCATCTTCAGTGTTCTGCTGCTTGCAGGGCTGACCGGCATCACCATTTTCCTTAAAAGACGTTTGAATCAGAACATTGCCGGTTTAAAAGAAAGTGAAAAAAAATACCGCCGGCTTTTCAATAATGCGGTTGAAGGTGTTTTCCAGACAACTCCGGATGGCCGTTTCCTTTCCGCCAACCCATCGCTGGCCAGGATTCTGGGATTTAATTCCGCCCGTGAGCTTATTGAACAATTACAGGATATCGAAAAACAGCATTACCTGAATCCTGAAGACCGAAAGACCTTTCAGCGGATTATGGAGACCGACGGAGGAACCAGCGACTTTGAAGTGCAGCTGCGTAAACGGGACGGTTCCCCTATATGGGCCAGCATCAAGGCCAGGGCTGTCAGGGATGAGTCAGGCGACATTCACCATTTTGATGGACTTCTGGAGGATATCACCGAACGTAAACATGTGGAAAAGGCGCTCCGGGAAAGTGAGGAGCGTTACCGGACGATTCTGGATGAAATGTCGGAAGGGTATCATGAGGTGGATCTGGCCGGGAACTTCACTTTTTTCAACGAGGCGTTTCTCAACCTGTTCGGTTACAGCAGGGATGAAATGCTGGGTACCCGTTTCAACCGCTATGCCGCAGACGAGGCGATTGCAAAACGAATTTACCGTATCTATAACGAGACCTTTCGGACAGGGGTACCGATTCAAAGCTGTGAATGGGACATCCTGCGAAAGGACGGAGAAAGGCGAACCCTGGAATTTTACGCGTCTCTTCTCAGGGATTCAAAAGGAATCCCCACCGGGTTCCGGGGGATTGTCCGTGACATCACACAGGACAAGCAGGCCGAAGCGGAACGGGAAAAACTCCAAACCCAGCTTACCCAGGCCCAGAAGATGGAATCCGTGGGCAGACTGGCGGGTGGTGTGGCCCATGATTTCAACAATATGCTGGGCGTGATCCTGGGGCATGCGGAACTGGCCCTGCAAAAAGCCCGGAACAAACAAAATCCCTGTTCAAATCTGGAAAAAATTCAAACCGCTGCCCGGCGGTCGGCGGATCTGACAAAACAATTGCTGGCATTTGCCAGAAAACAGATCATTGAGCCGAAACGGCTGGATCTGAATCATACGGTTGAAAAAATGCTCAGCATGCTCAGACGCTTGATAGGTGAAGACATTGATCTGTCGTGGGTGCCGGCCCGGAAATTATGGCCCGTCAAAATGGACCCGACCCAGGTCGACCAGATTCTGGCCAATCTGTGCGTGAATGCCCGGGATGCCATTGCCGGGGTGGGCAAACTTACCATTGAAACCGGAATGAAAACCTTTGATCCGGGCTATTGTGCAGATCATCCCGGCTTCATCCCCGGGGACTTTGTCATGCTGGCGGTCAGTGACAACGGCTGCGGCATGGATCAGGAAATTCTGAAAAATCTGTTTGAACCGTTTTTCACCACCAAGGAAATCGGTAAAGGCACGGGTCTCGGTCTGGCCACCATTTATGGTATCGTGAAACAGAACAACGGGTTCATCAACGTTTACAGCGAACCCGGCCGGGGTTCCACCTTTAAAATTTACCTGCCCCGGCAACATTCGTTTGCTGAAAAAACGGCTTCAGCCGTCCATTCAGAAATGTCGATTCCCCCCGGTAATGAAACCATTTTGCTGGTGGAGGATGAACCCGAGATTCTGGAAATGACCCGAACAATGCTTGAACAAAAAGGATATTCGGTTTTATCCGCCGCATCCCCGGCTGCTGCAATTCAGATCGCCCGTGCCCGGACAGACCGGATACATCTTCTCATAACGGACGTCATCATGCCGAAAATGAACGGCCGGGACCTGGCTGAACAGGTGAGAGACCTGTTTCCGGAAATCGAACTGTTATTCATGTCCGGCTACACAGCCAATGTCATTGTCCATCAAGGAATGCTCAACGACGGGGTTGCTTTTCTTCAGAAACCGTTTTCAATCAATGAACTGGCTGAAAAGGTGCGGGCGGTTTTGGATCTTTCTCCATCATTATCTTGTGGCCACACTAAACAAACAGCCGGGGCAGAAAAATCGTGA